The Vicinamibacterales bacterium genomic interval GAGCGGGCGCTCCTGCACGCGCCACGGCTGCTGCTCCTCGACGAGCCGTTCACGGGACTCGACCAGGCGTCGGCCACGGCCCTCGTCGAGCGCCTTCGCGAAGAGCAGGCGCGGGGCGTGGTCACCGTGCTGGCCACGCACGACCTGGACATCGTCGACGGCCTGCTGACCGAGGTGGTCATCCTCCAGAACGGGCGGCAGGTGCCGGTCCCCGGCGCCGGCGGGACGCTCCGCGAGCGCTACCAGCAGGCGGTGCAGGTTCGATGAGGGCCTTCCTCCGCGTCGCCGCGCTCGTCGTCCGCAAGGACCTCACGGTCGAGGTGCGGAGCCTGGAGGTGGTATCGACCACGCTCTTCTTCGCCATCACCGTCATCCTGATCTTCGCGTTCGGGTTCGTGAAGGAGGGCGCGCCGGACGAAGGCGTCGCCGCCGCCATTCTCTGGATCACCGTGGCGTTCGCCGGTACGCTCGCCCTTGGTCGGACGTTCGAACGCGAGCGTCAGGCCGATACGCTGCGGGCGCTGCTCCTGGCGCCGGCCGACCGTCCGGCGCTCTACGCGGGCAAGCTCGCCGGCATGCTCCTGCTCATGGCGCTGGTCGAACTGCTCCTGGTGCCGCTCGTCGGGCTGCTGTTCCAGGCGCCCATCCTGGCAGCGCCCCTCCATCTCGCCGGCCTCCTGGCGGCCGGCACCCTCGGCTTCGCCGCGATCGGCACGCTGTTCGCGGCCATGCTGGTCCGGGCCCGCAGCCGCGACGTCCTGCTGCCGGTGCTGTTGTATCCGATGACGGTTCCGGTCATGATTGCCGGTGTCCGGGGGTCGGCGGCGCTCTTCCTGGCGGAACCGGACATGGATCTGGCGCGGTTCTGGCTCGCGCTCCTCGTCTTCTTCGACGCGGTCTTCGTGACGCTGGCGCTCTGGACCTTCGAGCCCCTGATGACCGACTGAGGACGGGCGAGCGACGGGAGGCGGTGACGTGACGACGGCAGTCAAGGTGCAGCTGGCGGTGGCCGCGGCGATGTTCGCCGTGGCGCCCTGGGTGATCGACGCCGCGCCCTACGAGGCCACGATGGGCCTCGTCTACAAGATCTACTTCTTCCACATGCCGGCGGCCTGGATGTTCCTGCTGGCGGCCATCGTCTGCGGCGTGGCCAGCGGTCGCTTCCTCTTCACCAAGCGGCAGTCCTCCGACGCCACGGCCGTGGCGGCGGCGGAACTGGCGGTCGTGTTCGGGCTCCTCGCGCTCGTGACCGGCCCGCTGTGGGCGCGGAAGGCCTGGGGCGTGTGGTGGGTGTGGGACGCGCGCCTCACGTCGAGCCTGATGACGTTCCTCATCTTCGTCGCCTACCTCCTGCTGCGGCAGTTCGGCGGGCCCGGGTCGGACCGGCTGTCGGCGGGGCTGGCCCTGTTCGGGATGGCCAACGTCCCCTTCATCTACGTGTCGGTCAACTACTGGCGGACGCTCCATCCGAAGACGTCGGTCGTGCCGACGCTGCCCGTGGAGATGGGCCGGCCGCTGTGGTTCTGCGTCACGGCGTTCCTGCTCCTGTTCCTGGCCCTCCTGTCCCTGCGCGCCCGGCTGGAACGGCAACGCGCGCGGATCGACGCCCTGTATCTGGAGTTCGACGAGGCATGATGGTCTTCCTTCGCGTCCTGATGGTCGCCGGGGTGCTGCTGCTGCCGGCAGCGGCCGGCGCCCAGCCCCAGCCATCGCCCGACGAGTTCGTGCCGATCTCCCAGATCCCGCCCGAGGAGACCATTCCCGCGATCAACCTCGTGGCCGCCGCCTACGGCTTCGTGTGGGTGGCCCTCGTCGGGTACGTCTGGTCCCTGGGCCGGCGGCTCGGCAAGGCCGAGGACGACCTGGCCCGCCTGGAACGCAAGGAACGCTGACGACGATGGACCTCGGGACGCCGACGGCCGGCCACTTCATCTACATTCCCGTGGTGCTGCTCATCGGTGTCGTGATCGGCTGGGTGCTGGGCTCCCGGGCGGCCGCCGACGCGATGGCGATGGAGCGCAAGAAACGCGAGGAGCGGGCTCGCCGGAGCGGCGGCGCCTAGGCTATCGGCCGATGGCCAGGCGCTGGGCCAGCGCCTCGGGCAGCCCGGCGGCCCGGATCTTGGCCTGCGCGCCCTCGACGCGATAGGGCGTGCGATAGATCTCGACGGCCGGCGCGTCCGCGTCGTACACCGCGAATCCCGCCCGCGGATCGCCGTCCCGCGGCTGGCCCACCGAACCCGGGTTGATCAGGTAGTGTCCGGGGCCAATCGGCACCGTGAGCGGACGCCGCTGATCGGCGGTTTCGAGGGTGAGCGACTGATCCGCGAGCCGGTAGCCGACCTGGACGTGCGTGTGGCCGAAGAGGCACAGCCGCCGGCTGGCCGCCTGCATCGACCGGAGCACGTCGGTGTCGTCGAACACGTACATGTCCTCGTCGAACGGCGTGCCGTGGCAGATTTCCAGGAGCTCGTCGACCGTCACCGGACCCGAGGGCAGTTCGGCCAGCCAGTCGCGGTTGTCGTCGCTCAGGGCCTCGTAGGTCCAGCGGATGGCGGCGCGGGCCACCGTGTTGAAGGCGTCCGACGGCTCCAGCCCGGCGCCGACCTTGTCGTGGTTGCCGCGGATGACGGCGAAGGGCGAGAGGTCGCGGATGCGGTCCACGACAGCGTTCGGGTCGGCCCCGTAGCCCACGAGGTCGCCCAGCACGAGCACGCGATCATGCGGGATGCTCCGGGCCAGATCGAGCACCTCCTCGAGCGCCTCGAGGTTCGCGTGGATGTCGCTCAGGACCAGGTACCGCATCAGTGTTCCAGCCAGTCGGCGACGTGATCGACGATCTCGTCGACGCTCGATCGCGACACGTCGAAACGGGCGTGCGCCTGCGCGTAGGCCCCGCGGCGGTCATTATAAAGCCGTTCCATCTCGGCCCGGTTCGCGGCGAGCGGCCGTCGGCCGTCGGCCGGGACGCGCGCGGCGACGGTGGCGAACGGCGCATCGAGCCAGGCGACCGCGCCGTCGCGGGCCATGAGCGCCCGGTTGGCGGGATCCACCGCCGTGCCCCCGCCCGTGGCGACCACCACGCCCCGGGCGGGCAGCAGATCGACCAGCGCCTGGCGCTCGAGCGTCCGGAAGTAGGCCTCGCCGGACTGCCGGAAAATCGTCGGGATGTCGCGGGCCTCGGCGCGCTCGATTCGCTCGTCGATGTCCTCGAAGCGCCAGTCGAGGCGGCGAGCCAGGGCACGGCCGACCGAGGTCTTGCCGGCGCCCATGAACCCGACGAGGTACACCTTGTCGGCTTTCATGCGCGCAGGCCGTCCAGCAGCTCGAAGAAGCCCGGAAACGATACGGCTGCCGACTCCGCGCCGTGGATCTCGGTGGGATGGGTCGCGCCCAGGGCCGCGACCGCGAAGGTCATCGCCAGACGGTGATCGTGGACGGCGTCCACGATGCCGCCCGTGAGCTGGCGCGAACCCCGCACGACGAACCCGTCGGGGAACTCGTCGGCGTCGGCGCCCATGGCGCGCAGGCCCGTCACGAGGGCGCTGATGCGGTCGCTTTCCTTGACCCTGAGCTCGGCGGCGCCGCTGACCGCGATGGACCCGCCGAAGGTGGCGAGCGCGGCCAGCGCCGGCAGTTCGTCGATGAGAAGGGGGACCTCGTCCGGCCGGACCACGAGGTCCAGGCGCCGTCCCGTCGTGATCCGGACGCTGCCCACGGGCTCGCCGTGCCGCTCGCCGGTGACTGCCGTGGTCACGTCGGCTCCCGCCCGGCGCAGGACGTCGAACAGGGCGGTGCGCGTGGGGTTCAGGCCGACGTCCTCGATCTCGATGGCCGATCCGTCCAGGCCCGCAGCGGCCACCGCCAGGAAGGCGGTCGACGACGGGTCGCCGGGCACGACGAGCGACAGGCCGCCCGTGAGCTGCGCACCTCCGCGCACGCCCACGCCGCCCAAAGCCGTCCGGACCACCGCGACGCCGAAGGCCGCGAGGGCGCGTTCGGTGTGGTCGCGCGTCGGGGCCGGTTCGCGGACGACGGTCGTGCCCTCCGCGCGCAGTCCGGCCAGGAGCACGGCGCTCTTCACCTGGGCGCTCGGCACCGCCGGCGCGTGCTCGATGGCGTGAAGGGCGCCGCCGGTCACCGTCAGCGGCGGGCGGCCGAGTGGCGCCGACTCGATGTGCGCGCCCATGGCGGCCAGGGGCTCCATGACCCGGCGCATGGGCCGCGACGACAGCGACGGGTCGCCCACGAGGACGCTCGTGAAGGGCTGTCCGGCGAGCACGCCCGCGAGCAGGCGCATGGCGGTGCCGGAGTTGCCGCAGTCGAGGGGCGCGGCCGGCGCGGCGAAGCCGCCGGGGCGGCCCTGGATCTCGACGTGCTGCCAGCCGGCCGGCGATGGGCGCCTGGTCACGCCGACGCCCAGGGCCTCGAGGCAGTCGAGCGTGGACTGGCAGTCGGCGCCGGTCGAGTAGCGATCGATCGCGGTGGTGCCGGTCGCCATCGCGGCCAGCAGCGCGTAGCGGTGGGAAATGGACTTGTCGGGCGGGACCTGCAGGCGGCCGCGCACAGACCGCGCCGGTCGCATCACGGTGGCGCGGGACACGGACATGGCGCATCACTATAGCCATGGGCGGTCGCATGCGGCAATGCGCGGGCGGCGCGCGTATACTACGGGCGATGCCGTCGATTCCGGCCCCGCCGGCCGCGGCCCGCCCCGGGGCCGCATGACGTTTGCTCCCCGCGCCGTCCGGCTGGACATCGGCAGTGCGTTCGACATGCTCGACTTCGTGGAGGTCGTCGGCGCCCACATGGGCCGGATGGTGGGGTTCGACGACGACACGCTGCACTGGGTCAGCATCGCGGTGCGCGAGTCGGTGGCCAACGCGATGAAGCACGGCAACAAGGGCGACGAGGAGAAGCGCGTCGAGGTGGAGTTCGTGGCCGCGCCACCCGATCACCCGTCCGAGCTGATCATCGTCGTGCGCGATCAGGGCGAAGGGTTCGACCCCGAGCAGGTGGCCGACCCGCTGGCGCCCGAGAACCTCTTGAAGTCCAGCGGGCGGGGCATCTTCCTCATCCGCAGCTTCATGGACGAGGTGGACCTGCGGCGCGCGCCGGCCGGCGGCATGGAAGTGCGCATGGTGAAGCGCCGGCCCGCCGGCGCCGACACGGCATCGTGACCGCTCCCGATCCGCGATTCCTCGCCACGGCGATCGAGGTGGTCACGGCCGCCGGCGCCATCCAGCGCGCCCGCTTCGGCACGGGCGTCCGCGTCGACAAGAAGGGCGCCATCGACCTCGTGACCGAGGTGGACGTCGAGGTGGAGCGCGCGGCACGCGCCCTCCTGACGGCGCGCTTTCCCGACCACGACATCCTGGCCGAGGAGTTGGGGGGCGGGCGTTCGGGCGCGTCGCACCGGTGGGTGTTCGACCCGCTCGACGGCACCACGAACTTCGCGCACGGCGTGCCGATCTTCTGCGCGTCGCTCGCCCTGGAGATCGACGGCGAGGCCGTGGTGGGCGCCGTCTACGATCCGATCCGCCAGGAGCTCTTCACGGCCGAGCGCGGCGTCGGGGCCTGGCTGAACGGCGAGCCCATCCACGTCTCGGCCACGGCCACGCTCATCGACGCGCTGCTCGTCACCGGCTTTCCCTACGATGTCCACGAGACGCTGGCCGACGTGATGGCGATGTTCGCGGCCTACGTCGGCCAGGCGCGGGCGATCCGCCGCCTGGGCTCGGCGGCGCTGGATCTCTGCTGGGTCGCGGCGGGACGAATGGACGGGTTCTGGGAGGAGCGGCTCCAGCCCTGGGACACGCGGGCCGGTGCCCTCATCGTCGAGCAGGCCGGCGGACGCGTCTCGGGGATGGACGGCCGGCCGTGGGATCCCGAGGGCGGGCACCTGCTGGCGTCGAACGGTCACCTGCACGAGCAGATGCTGACGGTCGGTGCCGCCGTCCGCGATCGTCGCCGAAACGAGACGGCCTGACCGGCCGATCGCCGTTCGTCCCGCGCCGCCGCCCTCGTTTCCGCCACGTTCGCTCCGCGGCCGATCTGGCATCGCCCGTGCTACTGCGGGGAGTACCCGCCCGAATGGGTGCTTCGAGGGAGTGACCGATGCGTAGCCTACCTGCCGTCCTGATCGTCGTCTGCCTGGCGTCCGTCGCGGTCCCGACGCCGGCCCTGGCCCAGTCGGCCGTGGCCTTCACGTTCGGAGGATTCGTGCCGACGGGCGAGGACGCGCGCGTGGACGGAGACGTCCTCATCGCGAACCGCGAGATCCTCGACTTCGACATCACCGATTTCAACAGCGGCTCAGTCGGCGTCGAGTGGCTGGTGCCGATGGGCGACTTCTTCGAAGTCGGCGCCGGCGCGGCCTTCACGAGCCGCCGCGTGCCGACCGTCTACAACGGCTTCGTGAACCGGGACGG includes:
- a CDS encoding heme exporter protein CcmB; the protein is MRAFLRVAALVVRKDLTVEVRSLEVVSTTLFFAITVILIFAFGFVKEGAPDEGVAAAILWITVAFAGTLALGRTFERERQADTLRALLLAPADRPALYAGKLAGMLLLMALVELLLVPLVGLLFQAPILAAPLHLAGLLAAGTLGFAAIGTLFAAMLVRARSRDVLLPVLLYPMTVPVMIAGVRGSAALFLAEPDMDLARFWLALLVFFDAVFVTLALWTFEPLMTD
- a CDS encoding ATP-binding protein → MTFAPRAVRLDIGSAFDMLDFVEVVGAHMGRMVGFDDDTLHWVSIAVRESVANAMKHGNKGDEEKRVEVEFVAAPPDHPSELIIVVRDQGEGFDPEQVADPLAPENLLKSSGRGIFLIRSFMDEVDLRRAPAGGMEVRMVKRRPAGADTAS
- a CDS encoding CcmD family protein; the encoded protein is MVFLRVLMVAGVLLLPAAAGAQPQPSPDEFVPISQIPPEETIPAINLVAAAYGFVWVALVGYVWSLGRRLGKAEDDLARLERKER
- a CDS encoding shikimate kinase, whose protein sequence is MKADKVYLVGFMGAGKTSVGRALARRLDWRFEDIDERIERAEARDIPTIFRQSGEAYFRTLERQALVDLLPARGVVVATGGGTAVDPANRALMARDGAVAWLDAPFATVAARVPADGRRPLAANRAEMERLYNDRRGAYAQAHARFDVSRSSVDEIVDHVADWLEH
- the ccsA gene encoding cytochrome c biogenesis protein CcsA, with amino-acid sequence MTTAVKVQLAVAAAMFAVAPWVIDAAPYEATMGLVYKIYFFHMPAAWMFLLAAIVCGVASGRFLFTKRQSSDATAVAAAELAVVFGLLALVTGPLWARKAWGVWWVWDARLTSSLMTFLIFVAYLLLRQFGGPGSDRLSAGLALFGMANVPFIYVSVNYWRTLHPKTSVVPTLPVEMGRPLWFCVTAFLLLFLALLSLRARLERQRARIDALYLEFDEA
- a CDS encoding inositol monophosphatase family protein, with the protein product MTAPDPRFLATAIEVVTAAGAIQRARFGTGVRVDKKGAIDLVTEVDVEVERAARALLTARFPDHDILAEELGGGRSGASHRWVFDPLDGTTNFAHGVPIFCASLALEIDGEAVVGAVYDPIRQELFTAERGVGAWLNGEPIHVSATATLIDALLVTGFPYDVHETLADVMAMFAAYVGQARAIRRLGSAALDLCWVAAGRMDGFWEERLQPWDTRAGALIVEQAGGRVSGMDGRPWDPEGGHLLASNGHLHEQMLTVGAAVRDRRRNETA
- the aroA gene encoding 3-phosphoshikimate 1-carboxyvinyltransferase, which encodes MSVSRATVMRPARSVRGRLQVPPDKSISHRYALLAAMATGTTAIDRYSTGADCQSTLDCLEALGVGVTRRPSPAGWQHVEIQGRPGGFAAPAAPLDCGNSGTAMRLLAGVLAGQPFTSVLVGDPSLSSRPMRRVMEPLAAMGAHIESAPLGRPPLTVTGGALHAIEHAPAVPSAQVKSAVLLAGLRAEGTTVVREPAPTRDHTERALAAFGVAVVRTALGGVGVRGGAQLTGGLSLVVPGDPSSTAFLAVAAAGLDGSAIEIEDVGLNPTRTALFDVLRRAGADVTTAVTGERHGEPVGSVRITTGRRLDLVVRPDEVPLLIDELPALAALATFGGSIAVSGAAELRVKESDRISALVTGLRAMGADADEFPDGFVVRGSRQLTGGIVDAVHDHRLAMTFAVAALGATHPTEIHGAESAAVSFPGFFELLDGLRA
- a CDS encoding metallophosphoesterase family protein, giving the protein MRYLVLSDIHANLEALEEVLDLARSIPHDRVLVLGDLVGYGADPNAVVDRIRDLSPFAVIRGNHDKVGAGLEPSDAFNTVARAAIRWTYEALSDDNRDWLAELPSGPVTVDELLEICHGTPFDEDMYVFDDTDVLRSMQAASRRLCLFGHTHVQVGYRLADQSLTLETADQRRPLTVPIGPGHYLINPGSVGQPRDGDPRAGFAVYDADAPAVEIYRTPYRVEGAQAKIRAAGLPEALAQRLAIGR